The sequence below is a genomic window from Haematobia irritans isolate KBUSLIRL chromosome 3, ASM5000362v1, whole genome shotgun sequence.
tattattttaatgattttgacCAATGTTACGAATctctatttcaagaaaaaataaacaaataaacatactctgaatgaataaatagataaaaaatttcaaagaaatgatCAAATAATTATAGAACATTTCTGGGACTTATGCTATAAAATTTGTAGGCACATAAGAAAAAGTTGCTAGAACGACAACTAGTCAACTGCAGAAAGGAAAAAAGTCAATGTTTGCTGTGTCTGTTGTTGCTAAAGCCCACACCTAATAATGCGTTTTATAAACTAGGGGTTATTGTAAACCAATAAAAGTTTTTGATTGTCACAAAacgtttgttgataccattcaatagctttcaaaaatatataaggctttcaaaaatataaatatataaaacgaAATCTATTTTTGTTTCCTGAAAATCTGTTGAGTAAAATCATCTAAAATAATATGTATTGTTAGTTGTGAAGAAGTCTGCAACTTGTTCAGGACTGCAACTTTTAGCGCACTACGgcaccaaaaacatttttttcacttttcttCAATAATTCATTTCAAGAACATAAACATTTTCAGTTGTTACTTTGCAGCATTCCCCACTAAGTTatcataaaatttgccaaaaaaagttataatgttattctgcttttacagatttagttttgattttagcggcaaaactggaACTACTTACCTTAAGATATCAAAACCCCTAATTGTTATCTATAGGCAAAAATACGTTGCCTTGGTTTTACACTACtatttccctcattgtattttcaccCAAACAAATAgtatcattccaaagttattgtaacATTGGTCAAAATCATTCAAAATTCGTATCTATTtcccaattaaacacctcttgttttGGTTTTGGGATTATTCCCATAACCATTTGGATACAACTCTTCTATACTTACCATAGATCAATGTTGGGTCCCAATTTGTTCTCAATATTTAATTCAAGTGTTTTCCttgactgaataaataaataacaagtaaggaaagtctaaagtcggcggggccgactatattataccctgcaccactttgtaaatccacattttcgatactatatgaaatccgtcaaatgtcttgggtgctatatacaaaggtttttgtcccaaatacatacatttaaatctgactccatctgaataaaatttataatctatagacttaaaatttaagtcagctaatcccctgggatggtacactatgttagtaaaaaatatgggaaacattttaatctgaaccaattttgagacaacttcgcaaaagtgtatatatgatttatcggtcgatagatatgtaaagggtgatttgttaagagcttgataactttttttaaaaaaaaacgcataaaatttgcaaaatctcatcggttctttatttgaaacgttagattggtccatgacatttactttttgaagataatttcatttaaatgttgaccgcggctgcgacttaggtggtccattcggaaagtccaattttgggcaactttttcgagcatttcggccggaatagcccgaatttcttcggaaatgttgtcttccaaagctggaatagttgctggcttatttctgtagactttagacttgacgtagccccacaaaaaatagtctaaaggcgtcaaatcgcatgatcttggtggccaacttaccggtccatttcttgagatgaattgttctccgaagttttccctcaaaatggccatagaatcgcgagctgtgtggcatgtagcgccatcttgttgaaaccacatgtcaaccaagttcagttcttccatttttggcaacaaaaagtttgttagcatcgaacgatagctatcgccattcaccgtaacgttgcgtccaacagcatctttgaaaaaatacggtccaatgattccaccagcgtacaaaccacaccaaacagtgcatttttcgggatgcatgggcagttctggttgctcttcactccaaatgcggcaattttgcttatttacgtagccattcaaccagaaatgagcctcaccgctgaacaaaatttgtcgataaaaaagcggattttctgccaacttttctagggcccattcactgaaaattcgacgttgtggcagatcgttcggcttcagttcttgcacgagctgtattttatacggttttacaccaagatctttgcgtaaaatcttccatatggtcgaataacacaaacccaattgctgcgaacggcgacgaatcgacatttcacggtcttcagcaacactctcagaaacagacgcaatattctcttctgtacgcattcgtgtggttggtttaatgtcgaataaagtaaactgagtgcgaaacttggtcacaatcgcattaattgtttgctcacttggtcgattatgtagaccataaatcggacgtaaagcgcgaaacacatttcgaaccgaacactgattttggtaataaaattcaatgatttgcaagcgttgctcgttagtaagtctattcatgattatACAAAGTTTGATCTCTTGAAATAAGTCTGACAAGCAGCGATACACAATAAACACCAAAAACAATGGATGATGAAGACGGGAGaatgggcgacgtcataccaaaagttgcatttacggtgttcgatacatacacgttcgttcatttttaatttgcaatattttttgttaaaaactcacaaatgatgttaaattttgtgtaaataataatgagaaacttttgaccgattgttctacgtcattccctgatataaatttctttttattcttagtttaatttgtggaacaaaaaatcataaacgacacgtttgcatcgaacgccgtcaatggtttgataccctctgctgccattttcccatcttcatcttccattgtttttgataAACACTATTCTCCCTGCTTTGGCAACCATCCGTCGTTGTCGGCAAAATTCATCTTTTCTACGAATGTGTAAGAGCGTAAAGAGAGTGACTACCAAAATGAGAATAAGGCAAACAAGCATACaaaccaaaaacaatggaagatgaagatgggaaaatggcagcagagggtatcaaaccattgacggcgttcgatgcaaacgtgtcgtttatgattttttgttccacaaattaaactaagaataaaaagaaatttatatcagggaatgacgtagaacaatcggtcaaaagtttctcattattatttacacaaaatttaacatcatttgtgagtttttaacaaaaaatattgcaaattaaaaatgaacgaacgtgtatgtatcgaacaccgtaaatgcaacttttggtatgacgtcgcccattCTCCCGTCTTCATCATCCATTGTTTTTGATACAAACCCATGGATATGTGTGCTGTGTGCATCGTTATGTGCTGCTGTTGTTGGATTTTTCCCTTCGCCCATCGATGCCCTATGGAAACCAAAAACAATGGATGATGAAGACGGGAGaatgggcgacgtcataccaaaagttgcatttacggtgttcgatacatacacgttcgttcatttttaatttgcaatattttttgttaaaaactcacaaatgatgttaaattttgtgtaaataataatgagaaacttttgaccgattgttctacgtcattccctgatataaatttctttttattcttagtttaatttgtggaacaaaaaatcataaacgacacgtttgcatcgaacgccgtcaatggtttgataccctctgctgccattttcccatcttcatcttccattgtttttgatgGAAACGATGTGTGTCTGTCACACATCGCGTTGTTGGCTGGTAAATATCTCAGATAATTTCTTTAAGCGCTCTAATCAAAGACTTTGTAATTATAACAAGATGTCCAAATTGCCTCTTGTTCTTGATTAGATAAAAGTGCACGACTTTAAGTTCACACACGTTCGTTATCTATTTTGCTTGTTGGAAGGtttctttgcaacattttctccaattcctctttaaaattgtattcgtaaCAATCATGTGTCTAAATAGCTGTGTTCGGGGGACCAATAATGTATAATAATTTGTGActctaaaatttttcgtttagaCAAAATCACGAACAAAAagagataaaaaaaacaacaattgacaaataaagaagttaaaagagggaaacattttgaattggccGCTACTACGGGCgtgtttccaaaattaaaactgtAAAGTAAAAATTCCTATTTTCTCAGAAAAACTGTAGAAAACTTAACGTAGAAAGAAAACCAGGGAGTATAATAGACATATCTTAATGATTTAAtgacttaaggtgggtattaagttccagtttagccgttaaaattgccatttttatcgtcatataattataaataaaccataTTAGTCATTATGTCTTATATGGCAATGTAATTTGTAAAGATACGGTACCAACAAATactcaacaaaataaaaataaacacaatttaCTTGAAGTAATTTCTTTTGGCATAAATGTTGAATGAAAAGAGTGCAGAAACAGGCCTATtaaccaaattgaaaattcttcattttcttttcttttttaaattcataacATCATACCCATTTTTTTCCAACTCTCTCATACATGTATGAACCTAAACTCATGAGCCTATTAGAAAAAAAGGGGAAGAATTTAGACATCTTGGGAAATCAGATAATCTTTGATATATGTATAAAGCAAAgactattaataaagaagacatgagataagcttgctcttcctctttttcttgaaaaaacagagattaatatcatacatgttccatgagacgttgcaactttttttcggtttctcttttcattttgcattcgtaacaaaacttaattcgcttattttagcaatttttttaactcataaacgaacaaaaacactttgtgaaacattttattaataatttagtgcaaccgacacagaaatttgcgtgaaatgttggagaaaatagctaaataaaaattgtctgcatcaaaccagtaagttcggagcgcttttccaacaagtatgatattaatctctgttttctagtactaacactatcaaagcccatttcacgtcttctttattaatagtcTTTGGTATAAAGCAATTTTAATCAGAATTACCTGAATATGAGTAgcctttgttgtgtttttttttttgtgtatgacaTAGGGTTTAAGTCAAAAACAATGGATGATGAAGACGGGAGaatgggcgacgtcataccaaaagttgcatttacggtgttcgatacatacacgttcgttcatttttaatttgcaatattttttgttaaaaactcacaaatgatgttaaattttgtgtaaataataatgagaaacttttgaccgattgttctacgtcattccctgatataaatttctttattcttagtttaatttgtggaacaaaaaatcataaacgacacgtttgcatcgaacgccgtcaatggtttgataccctctgctgccattttcccatcttcatcttccattgtttttggtttaagtagaatatatttgaaatattttctaagaatTGTGGAAAACTTATCTCttcatactaaagggtgattcttttgaggttaggattttcatgcattagtatttgacagatcacgtgggatttcagacatggtgtcaaagagaaagatgctcagtatgctttgacatttcatcatgaatagacttactaacgagcaacgcttgcaaatcattgaattttattaccaaaatcagtgttcggttcgaaatgtgtttcgggctttacgtccgatttatggtctacataatcgaccaagtgagcaaacaattaatgcgattgtgaccaagtttcgcactcagtttactttattggacattaaaccaaccacacgaatgcgtacagaagagaatattgcgtctgtttctgagagtgttgctgaagaccgtgaaatgtcgattcgtcgccgttcgcagcaattgggtttgtgttattcgaccatatggaagattttacgcaaagatcttggtgtaaaaccgtataaaatacagctcgtgcaagaactgaagccgaacgatctgccacaacgtcgaattttcagtgaatgggccctagaaaagttggcagaaaatccgcttttttatcgacaaattttgttcagcggtgaggctcatttctggttgaatggctacgtaaataagcaaaattgccgcatttggagtgaagagcaaccagaactgcccatgcatcccgaaaaatgcactgtttggtgtggtttgtacgctggtggaatcattggaccgtattttttcaaagatgctgttggacgcaacgttacggtgaatggcgatcgctatcgttcgatgctaacaaactttttgttgccaaaaatggaagaactgaacttggttgacatgtggtttcaacaagatggcgctacatgccacacagctcgcgattctatggccattttgagggaaaacttcggagaacaattcatctcaagaaatggaccgttaagttggccaccaagatcatgcgatttgacgcctttagactattttttgtggggctacgtcaagtctaaagtctacagaaataagccagcaactattccagctttggaagacaacatttccgaagaaattcgggctattccggccgaaatgctcgaaaaagttgcccaaaattggactttccgaatggaccacctaagacgcagccgcggtcaacatttaaatgaaattatcttcaaaaagtaaatgtcatggaccaatctaacgtttcaaataaagaaccgatgagattttgcaaattttatgcgtttttttttttttaaaagttatcaagctcttaacaaatcaccctttattagaaataaaggaaaatttgagtcacttttacaagttttcgacttagcagtggcgtttttataaggaaaatgtgtgtattttggtcatttttgcccaaatcggaaaatcatatatatggaagctatatagaaatctgaatttgacatgcatacttagtattttaattctactccttgtgcaaaatttcacgtaaatcggactacaactttgaactctgtgatcatatgacggaaaatcgggcgaaagatatatatgggagctatatctaaatctgaaccgatttcaataaaatttagcacactgcactactaattgtactcctagtgccaaatttcaaccaaattgggctaaaactctggcttctggggccatataagtctatatcgggcgaaagatttatatgagagctatatctcaatctgaaccgatttcaatcaaatttggcacaactgactatagtacttattattCTCCTggtgcaacatttcaagcaaatcagggtaaaactctggcttctgggtccatataagtgcatatcgggcgaaagatatatatgggagctatatctaaatctgaaccgatttcttccaaaatcaatagggttctattctgacccaaaacaggaacttgtgccaaatttgaaggcgattggaattaaactgcgacctagactttaatcacaaaaatgtgttcacaaacagacggacggacggacatggctagatcgactcatggacccaccctgagcattattgccaaagacaccatgtgtctatctcgtctccttctcggtgttgcaaacatatgcactaacttataataccctgttccacagtgtggcgcagggtataataaaaataaattatagttTCTTCATCAACTCTAGCATTCCAACCTAATATACATTGATGTTAACATATTCCATATATACAACATCTATTCAAATATTTCTCCAAAGAGTATGAAAGAAGCAATTTTTCCCAAAGGTAAAAACACTTGAGTAAATTTGAGcaagacaaaaaatgtgttaacaACAAAAGAtggaattaatttacaaaaaaaccgGTTCAGTTTTTAGCATTTGAAGAATCATTGTCTGTGCGTACTTCTTCATAGGGTGTATAGTGTAGAGTTCGATTGGCAAAGGTTGAAAATATATTCGATATGCTAATGGTATATACGGGGTCAATAATCTCTTAAGTGGGCAAAAACCACCGCAaatctttaaacatttttatttttttaattatatttattgatttctagCCTACTAGTGAGAAGACTATTATCAAACTACGAATTGCCATTATTTATGtagattttaaaataaatctcaATAATATTATTTAAGTAGGCCACATGGAAACACGTGTCCTTCAATTAAAATCGggtatttaggaaaatttcgtaGCATTTCGAAAATAAATGTATCCCTCTTAAGTTTTTAATACCCCATTTCTTATTTCACTTGGACTTATGCGTACACGTTTGGTTACAATGCAGATGCTATcgttaatttatgatttatgggcacgataacatttttatcttaTCTCTCAATAAAACCCAATTtgatcttctataaaaaattcgtactaaattattattaataaaaacacTTGTcttataaacaaattaaaatacataattactttaaatgaaatattaaatcaTAATTAAATTATCAGGGTATCCTAGGTGTGTGTGCTCTCGCccgcaaaattaattaatcctcGAATGTCATTCGACCTGGTCCATGATTTTTCATATACCGACGATAGGATTTGTAGCGGGGATTTTCTGccattttctttttca
It includes:
- the LOC142230208 gene encoding uncharacterized protein LOC142230208; its protein translation is MTSPILPSSSSIVFGFHRASMGEGKNPTTAAHNDAHSTHIHGKDEFCRQRRMVAKAGRIVFIVYRCLSDLFQEIKLCIIMNRLTNEQRLQIIEFYYQNQCSVRNVFRALRPIYGLHNRPSEQTINAIVTKFRTQFTLFDIKPTTRMRTEENIASVSESVAEDREMSIRRRSQQLGLCYSTIWKILRKDLGVKPYKIQLVQELKPNDLPQRRIFSEWALEKLAENPLFYRQILFSGEAHFWLNGYVNKQNCRIWSEEQPELPMHPEKCTVWCGLYAGGIIGPYFFKDAVGRNVTVNGDSYRSMLTNFLLPKMEELNLVDMWFQQDGATCHTARDSMAILRENFGEQFISRNGPVSWPPRSCDLTPLDYFLWGYVKSKVYRNKPATIPALEDNISEEIRAIPAEMLEKVAQNWTFRMDHLSRSRGQHLNEIIFKK